One segment of Syngnathus scovelli strain Florida chromosome 6, RoL_Ssco_1.2, whole genome shotgun sequence DNA contains the following:
- the fbxl22 gene encoding F-box and leucine-rich protein 22, producing MSLRVHFYQITSHPGRITSALPRWAVCRPWSAAATDGKGACGSNTSLSDCAGSCLPKIASTAQPYMCKASSVRPRRYHVSRPHNTSRQAHCCCLPSGLVAPRGRTRPLRGSGNGHAMELIQLNRECLLHIFSFLDKDSRRSLSLTCSQLRDVFLDPLLWNVLHFDSLSQLRCDNFVLGGFLRHLSICWYSSRVLKVCNIEDWLKSSFQRDICRKHDRLVSTFLARVGHMCPHLLSLKLSGCAHITDQDVMVVLQRCGKLRHLHLENCVGITDRILDGAAAHGVSLEEVRVDFCRNITKEGLKVMREKRPELRLSAERSAGMIPDSKPEENVPLRRTLQKLLEIS from the exons ATGTCACTCAGGGTGCATTTCTATCAGATAACGAGTCATCCCGGCCGGATAACATCTGCTTTACCCCGGTGGGCCGTTTGCCGCCCGTGGAGCGCCGCCGCGACAGATGGAAAGGGAGCCTGTGGCTCCAACACTTCCCTCTCTGACTGCGCTGGCAGTTGTCTTCCCAAAATAGCCTCCACTGCACAGCCTTATATGTGCAAGGCCTCCAGCGTGCGCCCAAGGAGGTATCATGTATCTAGGCCACACAATACGAGCCGCCAGGCTCATTGTTGCTGCCTACCATCAGGCCTCGTCGCGCCCAGGGGACGGACGAGGCCCCTGCGTGGCTCTGGAAACGGCCACGCCATGGAGCTCATCCAGCTCAACCGCGAGTGTCTCCTGCATATTTTCTCCTTCCTGGATAAGGACAGCCGCAGGAGTTTGTCTCTTACCTGCTCGCAGCTGCGGGATGTCTTTCTGGACCCCCTCCTGTGGAATGTGCTCCACTTTGACTCGCTCTCTCAGCTGAGGTGCGACAACTTTGTGCTAGGAGGCTTTTTGCGTCACCTGTCCATCTGCTGGTACTCCAGCAGGGTGCTGAAGGTGTGCAACATCGAGGACTGGTTGAAGAGCTCCTTTCAGAGGGACATCTGCAGAAAGCACGACAGACTGGTCAGCACCTTCCTAGCTCGTGTCGGACACAT GTGCCCTCACCTGCTATCCTTGAAGCTCTCCGGCTGCGCACACATCACAGATCAGGACGTTATGGTCGTGCTGCAGAggtgcgggaagctgcgccaccTCCACCTGGAGAACTGCGTTGGCATCACAGACCGAATCCTGGATGGGGCGGCGGCTCACGGTGTGAGCCTGGAGGAGGTCAGGGTGGACTTCTGCAGGAACATCACAAAAGAGGGGCTCAAGGTCATGCGAGAGAAGAGGCCCGAGTTGAGGCTGAGTGCGGAGAGAAGCGCAGGCATGATCCCAGATAGTAAGCCTGAGGAGAATGTGCCGCTCAGGAGAACCTTGCAGAAACTCTTGGAAATCTCCTAG
- the usp3 gene encoding ubiquitin carboxyl-terminal hydrolase 3 yields MECLHLGSNVSFAGDSSRLPNGAPSSWCCSVCRSNKSPWLCLTCLVVHCGRYVNGHAKKHFEDSQVSGSSQRKVDKQEKEKSQHSVCMDSGNYSVFCYRCDEFVVNDTKLGHVQKVREYLQNLENSALTGDKHRKRKLQDGQTPDKKMLKENEGAALGATGLRNLGNTCFMNAILQSLSNIERFSCYFKGLPAVALRSGKTAGRRMYHTRSQGDTSVSLVEELRKTFCSLWQGNQTAFSPDSLFYAVWKIMPSFRGYQQQDAHEFMRYLLDHLHRELQHSQNGAAEPSSPGDGLRLASADDKSCLNGTPSVVTSIFGGILQNEVNCLICGTESQKFDPFLDLSLDIPSRFRQKRSKDQEPGPTCTLHECLRSFTDLEELDETELYYCHKCKKRQKSTKKFWIRKLPKVLCLHLKRFHWTAFLRNKVDTYVEFPLKDLDMKGYLLEPQNLLAESCLYDLAAIVVHHGSGVGSGHYTAYGSHEGRWYHFNDSTVTLANEETLRKAKAYILFYAERTEQPAATSDTCRAKVLKDQSAEDSSPAVQSADTAGAKELISDRKGSAKASAYTGDDVETATQ; encoded by the exons ATGGAGTGTCTTCATTTGGGCTCAAACGTGAGCTTTGCTGGCGACTCCTCCAGGCTACCTAACGGCGCGCCTTCCTCTTGGTGCTGCAGCG TTTGCAGATCGAATAAAAGTCCATGGCTTTGCCTCACCTGCTTGGTGGTCCATTGTGGACG ATATGTGAATGGACATGCAAAGAAACACTTTGAGGACAGTCAAGTGTCAGGCAGCAGCCAAAGGAAGGTTGATAAACAGGAGAAAGAGAAAAGTCAACATTCGGTTTGCATGGATTCTGGCAACTACAGTGTGTTCTG TTACAGATGTGATGAATTTGTTGTCAATGACACCAAACTCGGGCATGTCCAAAAAGTACGGGAATATCTCCAGAATTTAGAAAA CTCAGCCTTGACTGGTGACAAACACAGGAAAAGAAAACTTCAAGACGGCCAAACTCCGGACAAGAAAATGTTGAAAGAGAAT GAGGGGGCCGCTTTGGGAGCCACTGGCCTGCGTAACCTGGGAAACACGTGTTTTATGAATGCCATCCTGCAGTCGCTCAG CAACATCGAGCGGTTCAGCTGTTATTTCAAGGGCTTGCCGGCGGTGGCGCTACGCAGCGGTAAGACGGCCGGGAGGAGGATGTACCACACTCGCAGCCAAGGGGACACCAGTGT GTCACTGGTGGAAGAGTTAAGAAAGACCTTTTGTTCCCTCTGGCAAGGAAACCAGACTGCCTTCAGTCCAGACTCCCTATTTTATGCGGTGTGGAAAATCATGCCAAGTTTCAG AGGCTACCAACAGCAGGATGCTCATGAGTTCATGCGCTACCTGTTGGACCACCTCCACAGGGAGCTCCAGCACAGTCAGAACGGGGCAGCGGAGCCGAGCTCGCCCGGGGACGGGCTCCGACTCGCTAGCGCCGATGACAAGAGCTGCTT AAATGGCACTCCCAGCGTTGTCACGTCTATTTTTGGTGGGATCCTTCAAAATGAAGTCAATTGTTTGATATGTGGGACCGAATCTCAAAAGTTTGATCCGTTTCTTG ATCTTTCTTTGGACATTCCCAGTCGGTTCAGACAGAAGAGGAGTAAAGATCAAGAGCCAGGTCCCACGTGCACCTTGCATG AATGCCTACGAAGCTTCACTGACCTGGAAGAGCTGGACGAAACCGAGCTGTATTATTGTCACAAATGTAAAAAACGACAGAAGTCCACCAAGAAGTTCTGGATTCGCAAGCTTCCGAAG gttttgtgcctgCACTTGAAAAGGTTCCACTGGACTGCCTTTTTGAGAAATAAAGTGGACACTTATGTGGAATTTCCACTAAAAGACTTGGACATGAAGGGCTATTTACTTGAG CCACAGAATTTGTTAGCGGAGAGCTGTCTGTACGACCTGGCGGCCATTGTAGTGCATCACGGCTCTGG GGTGGGATCGGGCCACTACACGGCGTACGGCAGCCACGAGGGGCGCTGGTACCACTTCAACGACAGCACGGTGACGCTGGCTAACGAAGAAACGTTGAGGAAGGCCAAGGCGTACATCCTCTTCTACGCGGAGAGGACCGAGCAGCCGGCCGCAACGTCGGACACGTGTCGCGCAAAGGTTTTGAAAGACCAATCGGCGGAGGATAGCTCGCCGGCGGTACAAAGCGCAGACACAGCCGGAGCAAAGGAATTGATTTCTGACAGAAAGGGATCAGCCAAGGCGTCTGCGTACACGGGCGATGACGTTGAAACAGCAACGCAGTGA